One region of Streptomyces subrutilus genomic DNA includes:
- the kstD gene encoding 3-oxosteroid 1-dehydrogenase, producing the protein MSASASRTSPGALPSRRSVLAGTGAGVLAATVLPTAAARADGARSGPALGEYDVVVVGSGAAGMTAALTAAQRGLSVLVVEKAPTYGGSAARSGAGIWLPNNSVILGAGVPDTPQKAATYLAAVVGPEVPADRQAAFLANGPRMLDFVMANSPLRFRFMEGYSDYYPDLPGGLPNGRSIEPDQIDGNILGAELARLNPAYMPVPAGMVVFSADYKWLNLAAVNAKGLAVSTECLARGTKAALLGQKPLTMGQALAAGLRAGLQRAGVPLWLNSPLVDLVQEGGAVTGVVVEKEGVRGTVRARRGVIVGSGGFEHNAEMRARYQQQPIGTQWSVGAKENTGDGIRAGQRAGAALALMDDAWWGPSIPLPGEPYFCLAERTLPGGLIVSGNGARFVNEAAPYSDVVHVMYEKDRGAPGSHIPAWLIVDQNYRNRYLFKDVLPTIVFPDSWYETGAAKKAWTWDALASQIGVPAAALRATLNRFNAQAWNGTDSDFHRGDSAYDHYYTDPGVRPNSCLAPVWAPPFYAFKIVPGDLGTKGGIVTDARARALRADGSVIRGLYAAGNASAAVMGRSYAGAGSTIGPAMTFGYVAANDIADA; encoded by the coding sequence ATGTCCGCAAGCGCTTCACGCACGTCCCCCGGAGCCCTCCCGTCCCGCCGCAGCGTCCTGGCCGGGACCGGCGCCGGGGTGCTCGCCGCCACCGTGCTGCCGACCGCCGCGGCGCGGGCCGACGGCGCCCGGTCCGGGCCGGCGCTCGGCGAGTACGACGTCGTCGTGGTCGGGTCCGGGGCCGCCGGGATGACCGCCGCGCTCACCGCCGCCCAGCGGGGCCTGAGCGTCCTGGTGGTCGAGAAGGCGCCCACCTACGGCGGGTCCGCCGCCCGCTCCGGAGCCGGGATCTGGCTGCCCAACAACTCGGTGATCCTGGGCGCCGGGGTGCCGGACACCCCGCAGAAGGCGGCGACGTACCTGGCGGCCGTCGTGGGGCCCGAGGTGCCGGCCGACCGGCAGGCCGCCTTCCTCGCCAACGGTCCGCGGATGCTGGACTTCGTGATGGCCAACAGCCCACTCAGGTTCCGCTTCATGGAGGGGTACAGCGACTACTACCCCGACCTGCCGGGCGGGCTGCCGAACGGCCGGTCCATCGAGCCGGACCAGATCGACGGGAACATCCTGGGCGCCGAACTGGCCCGCCTGAACCCGGCGTACATGCCGGTGCCCGCCGGGATGGTGGTCTTCAGCGCGGACTACAAGTGGCTCAACCTGGCGGCGGTCAACGCCAAGGGGCTGGCCGTCTCCACGGAATGCCTGGCGCGCGGCACGAAGGCGGCGCTGCTCGGGCAGAAGCCGCTGACGATGGGCCAGGCCCTGGCGGCCGGGCTGCGCGCCGGGCTCCAGCGGGCGGGCGTGCCGCTCTGGCTGAACAGTCCGCTGGTGGACCTGGTCCAGGAGGGCGGCGCGGTGACCGGGGTGGTGGTGGAGAAGGAGGGCGTACGGGGCACCGTACGGGCCCGGCGCGGGGTGATCGTCGGCTCGGGCGGCTTCGAGCACAACGCGGAGATGCGGGCGCGGTACCAGCAGCAGCCGATCGGCACCCAGTGGTCGGTGGGCGCGAAGGAGAACACGGGCGACGGCATCCGGGCGGGGCAGCGGGCGGGGGCGGCGCTGGCACTGATGGACGACGCCTGGTGGGGCCCGTCGATCCCGCTGCCCGGGGAGCCGTACTTCTGCCTCGCCGAACGGACCCTGCCGGGCGGGCTGATCGTGAGCGGGAACGGCGCGCGGTTCGTCAACGAGGCGGCGCCGTACAGCGATGTGGTGCACGTGATGTACGAGAAGGACCGGGGTGCGCCCGGATCGCACATCCCGGCCTGGCTGATCGTGGACCAGAACTACCGCAACAGGTACCTGTTCAAGGACGTGCTGCCGACGATCGTGTTCCCGGACTCCTGGTACGAGACGGGCGCGGCGAAGAAAGCGTGGACGTGGGACGCGCTGGCCAGCCAGATCGGGGTCCCGGCGGCGGCGCTGCGGGCCACCCTGAACCGGTTCAACGCACAGGCGTGGAACGGGACGGACTCCGACTTCCACCGGGGCGACTCGGCGTACGACCACTACTACACGGACCCGGGGGTGCGCCCGAACTCGTGCCTGGCGCCGGTCTGGGCACCGCCGTTCTACGCGTTCAAGATCGTCCCCGGCGACCTCGGCACGAAGGGCGGCATCGTCACGGACGCGCGGGCCCGGGCGCTGCGGGCGGACGGCTCGGTGATCCGGGGGCTGTACGCGGCCGGCAACGCGAGCGCCGCGGTGATGGGCCGCAGCTACGCCGGGGCCGGATCGACGATCGGACCCGCGATGACGTTCGGCTACGTGGCGGCGAACGACATCGCGGACGCGTGA
- a CDS encoding helix-turn-helix domain-containing protein — protein sequence MSRSDDVLKVHRLAHTGGSAALLEWLAARLGGWAGVVDAAQGRGPESVLRGVAEMNARGVRSAVLYGAGTVTLLFALEGGRALAAVLDQPPAPQAATLLADAAVPLALVLRAEEAARREARAGLAEARAREAVLHLLMNGRLSTAHQVAEALGPSLPEPMRMYVVECRTGRRGEVTRRCEQLTGGRAWIVRCPVYVRHLIVLVPADLASARADHDPLAGALVEVDPDCVVGVSGEARLREAPAAYTQAFHALAVARGRGERHARFGPGPELALAAQAAGAGWAGALLAPLHAYEPRRPQDPGGQELRATAHAWLNFASHATRLLKIHRNTLAARLRLVETLLGLDLARLGDQAALSLALRLTPGGGAGEDAPADAAARAGEDGPPGAARPGEAVPAPAARAAPDLDELLRDPRLTAWARAHLGPLSGSEAPAGARATLRTWLAHDARLVPAAAALGVSVPAARKRLTRIEALLERSLLRSPSARHDLWLAHRAEELAG from the coding sequence GTGTCCCGGTCAGACGACGTCCTCAAGGTCCACCGGCTCGCCCACACCGGAGGTTCGGCCGCCCTGCTGGAATGGCTCGCCGCCCGCCTGGGCGGGTGGGCCGGGGTGGTGGACGCCGCGCAGGGGCGCGGGCCGGAGTCCGTCCTGCGCGGCGTCGCCGAGATGAACGCCCGCGGTGTCCGCTCGGCCGTCCTGTACGGGGCCGGGACCGTCACGCTGCTGTTCGCGCTGGAGGGCGGGCGCGCGCTGGCCGCCGTACTGGACCAGCCGCCGGCGCCGCAGGCAGCCACCCTGCTCGCGGACGCCGCAGTCCCGCTGGCCCTGGTGCTGCGCGCCGAGGAGGCCGCTCGGCGGGAGGCGCGGGCCGGGCTCGCCGAGGCGCGGGCCCGCGAGGCGGTGCTGCACCTGCTGATGAACGGCCGGCTCTCCACCGCGCACCAGGTGGCGGAGGCGCTGGGCCCCTCGCTGCCCGAGCCGATGCGCATGTACGTCGTGGAATGCCGGACCGGCCGGCGCGGGGAAGTGACCCGGCGGTGCGAGCAGCTGACGGGCGGCCGGGCCTGGATCGTGCGCTGCCCGGTCTACGTGCGCCACCTCATCGTGCTCGTCCCCGCGGACCTTGCCTCCGCCCGGGCCGACCACGACCCGCTGGCCGGGGCGCTGGTGGAGGTGGACCCGGACTGCGTGGTCGGGGTCAGCGGCGAGGCGCGCCTGCGCGAGGCCCCGGCCGCCTACACCCAGGCCTTCCACGCCCTGGCCGTCGCCCGCGGCCGGGGCGAGCGGCACGCCCGGTTCGGGCCGGGGCCCGAGCTGGCGCTCGCCGCCCAGGCCGCCGGGGCCGGCTGGGCCGGGGCCCTGCTCGCGCCCCTGCACGCGTACGAGCCCCGGCGCCCCCAGGACCCCGGCGGGCAGGAACTGCGGGCCACCGCCCACGCCTGGCTGAACTTCGCCTCGCACGCGACCCGGCTCCTGAAGATCCACCGCAACACCCTGGCCGCCCGGCTCCGCCTGGTCGAGACCCTGCTCGGCCTGGACCTCGCCCGCCTCGGGGACCAGGCGGCGCTCTCGCTGGCCCTGCGGCTGACCCCGGGCGGTGGGGCGGGTGAGGACGCGCCGGCGGACGCGGCCGCGCGGGCCGGCGAGGACGGGCCGCCCGGGGCCGCGCGGCCCGGGGAGGCCGTGCCGGCCCCGGCCGCGCGGGCCGCCCCCGATCTCGACGAGCTGCTGCGCGATCCCCGACTGACCGCCTGGGCCCGCGCCCACCTGGGCCCGCTGTCCGGGTCCGAGGCCCCGGCCGGCGCCCGCGCCACCCTGCGCACCTGGCTGGCGCACGACGCCCGACTCGTTCCGGCGGCGGCCGCGCTGGGCGTCTCCGTCCCCGCCGCCCGCAAGCGGCTGACCCGCATCGAGGCGCTGCTGGAGCGCTCCCTGCTGCGGTCCCCGAGTGCCCGCCACGATCTGTGGCTGGCGCACCGGGCGGAGGAGCTCGCCGGGTGA
- a CDS encoding aminoglycoside phosphotransferase family protein, with amino-acid sequence MYAATSSVSAPVRPHRTLPASGGPYLEPGRPAVAVQGAVRARRVPGAGSQPLSGRIDLSGPQGAQLRTALASVQRICPEFAPVQVLRRSGRSVLLVGTTGRLTAVAKVLLDHSPEWRERYRHEIGSYRAFVRHRPPVRVPRLIAADPENCVLIVERMAGRVAALQRHPVEAPPRVDVRAALGAVCRVNQWRPPADLFGTPLNYARRIARDYELGLLTDRDLGDLQKLLHGVKLSGTSLQFNHGDALLSNLLLSPAGPVLLDWEHAGWYLPGYDLATLWTVLGDAPAARSQISRLAQSAGPAVRDAFLVNLMLVLTREIRMSETAVQRSMLATAPAQPLAAGALSSGEEQRLLLRRLHDDAGMARRAVRAAVGTR; translated from the coding sequence ATGTACGCAGCAACGTCCTCCGTGTCCGCCCCGGTCCGGCCGCACCGCACGCTCCCCGCGAGCGGCGGCCCCTACCTCGAACCCGGCCGCCCCGCGGTCGCGGTGCAGGGCGCCGTTCGGGCGCGGCGTGTTCCGGGGGCCGGATCGCAGCCGCTCAGCGGAAGAATCGACCTCTCGGGGCCCCAGGGGGCGCAACTGCGCACCGCCCTCGCCTCGGTGCAGCGGATCTGTCCGGAGTTCGCGCCCGTCCAGGTGCTGCGGCGCAGCGGCCGGTCGGTCCTCCTCGTGGGGACCACCGGGCGACTGACCGCCGTCGCGAAGGTTTTACTGGACCACTCGCCCGAGTGGCGCGAGCGGTACCGGCACGAAATAGGGTCGTACCGGGCGTTCGTCCGGCACCGCCCCCCGGTCCGGGTGCCGCGGCTGATCGCCGCCGACCCGGAGAACTGCGTGCTGATCGTCGAGCGGATGGCGGGCCGGGTCGCGGCGCTGCAGCGGCATCCCGTGGAGGCCCCGCCGCGGGTCGACGTACGAGCCGCCCTCGGTGCGGTGTGCCGGGTCAACCAGTGGCGGCCGCCGGCCGACCTGTTCGGGACCCCGCTGAACTACGCCCGGCGGATCGCCCGGGACTACGAGCTGGGCCTGCTGACCGACCGGGACCTCGGCGACCTGCAGAAGCTGCTGCACGGTGTGAAGCTGTCGGGCACCTCCCTGCAGTTCAACCACGGTGACGCGCTGCTGTCGAACCTCCTGCTGTCCCCGGCCGGGCCGGTGCTGCTCGACTGGGAGCACGCGGGCTGGTACCTGCCGGGCTACGACCTGGCCACCCTCTGGACGGTACTGGGCGACGCCCCCGCCGCGCGCAGCCAGATCAGCCGGCTCGCCCAGTCGGCCGGCCCGGCGGTGCGGGACGCCTTCCTGGTGAACCTGATGCTGGTGCTGACCCGGGAGATCCGGATGTCCGAGACGGCCGTACAGCGCTCGATGCTGGCGACCGCTCCGGCCCAGCCCCTGGCGGCGGGCGCCCTGTCCTCGGGCGAGGAACAGCGGCTGCTGCTGCGCCGCCTGCACGACGACGCCGGCATGGCGCGCCGAGCGGTCCGGGCGGCGGTCGGCACCCGCTGA
- a CDS encoding DNA-binding protein NsdB — translation MSKGPNTRLNDLFGLAGWSKGELARMVNRQAAAMGHPQLATDTSRVRRWIDMGETPREPVPTVLAALFTERLGRVVTIEDLGFVRQRRTSRRQPDGAQENPDGMPWAPERTAAVLTEFTGMDLMLNRRGLMGAGAVLTAGSALTNAMYDWLHTDPALAKEAHRFGDSFQVDPASYDRYEAAPIGSQEIEALERSVEVFRAWDASRGGGLQRKAVVGQLNEVGGMLAYHHPDHLQRRLWGVAANLAVLAGWMSHDVGLEPTAQKYFVIAAHAAREGGDRPRAGEALSRAARQMVHLGKPNEALDLMKLAQSGSGEQTLPRTRAMLHTIEAWAQAAMGKGQAMRRTLGEAEELFVSDKGDVPPPSWMQHFDEADLHGMQALAYRTLADHDATAAPIAARHAKEALRLRGDGYQRSQIFDYISMASACFIADDPEQADRYARLALVSMNETSSHRTWDRLRAMYRLTGQYAGFARIEDLREEIELALPDIPAARSPRGSVV, via the coding sequence GTGAGCAAAGGTCCGAACACCCGCTTGAACGACCTGTTCGGCCTGGCCGGCTGGTCCAAGGGCGAACTGGCGAGGATGGTCAACCGGCAGGCGGCGGCCATGGGGCACCCCCAGCTGGCCACCGACACCTCGCGGGTGCGGCGCTGGATCGACATGGGGGAAACCCCGCGCGAACCGGTGCCCACGGTACTGGCAGCACTGTTCACCGAGCGGCTCGGTCGTGTCGTGACCATCGAGGACCTCGGATTCGTACGGCAGCGGCGCACCAGCAGACGGCAGCCGGACGGGGCGCAGGAGAACCCCGACGGAATGCCCTGGGCGCCCGAACGCACAGCCGCGGTCCTCACCGAATTCACGGGAATGGACCTCATGCTCAACCGTCGCGGTCTGATGGGCGCGGGAGCCGTGCTCACCGCCGGCTCCGCCCTCACCAACGCCATGTACGACTGGCTCCACACCGACCCCGCGCTCGCCAAGGAGGCGCACCGCTTCGGGGACTCCTTCCAGGTCGACCCAGCAAGCTACGACCGCTACGAGGCCGCCCCGATCGGCTCGCAGGAGATCGAGGCGCTGGAGCGCTCCGTCGAGGTGTTCCGCGCCTGGGACGCCTCCCGAGGCGGAGGACTGCAGCGCAAGGCGGTCGTCGGCCAGCTCAACGAGGTGGGCGGCATGCTCGCCTACCACCACCCGGACCACCTCCAGCGCCGGCTGTGGGGGGTGGCGGCCAACCTCGCCGTGCTCGCCGGCTGGATGTCCCACGACGTGGGACTGGAGCCCACCGCGCAGAAGTACTTCGTCATCGCCGCCCACGCGGCGCGCGAGGGCGGCGACCGGCCGCGCGCCGGCGAGGCGCTCTCCCGGGCCGCCCGCCAGATGGTCCACCTCGGCAAGCCGAACGAGGCCCTGGACCTGATGAAGCTGGCCCAGTCCGGGTCCGGCGAGCAGACCCTGCCCCGCACCCGCGCCATGCTGCACACCATCGAGGCCTGGGCGCAGGCCGCCATGGGCAAGGGACAGGCCATGCGCCGCACCCTGGGCGAGGCGGAGGAGCTGTTCGTGTCCGACAAGGGCGACGTACCGCCGCCCAGTTGGATGCAGCACTTCGACGAGGCGGACCTGCACGGCATGCAGGCCCTCGCGTACCGCACCCTCGCCGACCACGACGCGACGGCGGCTCCCATCGCCGCCCGGCACGCCAAGGAGGCCCTGCGGCTGCGCGGTGACGGCTACCAGCGCTCGCAGATCTTCGACTACATCTCGATGGCCTCGGCCTGCTTCATCGCCGACGACCCGGAACAAGCCGACCGCTACGCCCGGCTCGCCCTGGTGTCGATGAACGAGACCTCCTCGCACCGCACCTGGGACCGGCTGCGCGCGATGTACCGGCTCACCGGCCAGTACGCCGGGTTCGCGCGGATCGAGGACCTGCGCGAGGAGATCGAACTGGCCCTCCCCGACATCCCGGCGGCGCGCAGCCCGCGCGGTTCGGTCGTGTAG
- a CDS encoding PP2C family protein-serine/threonine phosphatase translates to MPSHMFADRPAQPPEPGSVDALISQTRRLRGEVDAVRRDTVVDDDDAQGRWQRALCDLAVHHLDDLGEHLGQLKEGLPPAPETIVLPQAAPEAGPDAQTRVGSAEWNLLTDEVSWSDELFQIFGRSPEAGALPLDELGSTLFSEDQPLLTAWVTACLVDGKAIDGEFRIVRADGRVRTLHMRGEPVLDSDGCTASMWAVLRDVSELRRSQRAVRESRDSLQRQREIAQTEHRLAVELQEAVLPPWRGSLRFPHGNAGTLDVAAHYLPSATSALIGGDWYDALELPDGRSLLTVGDLTGHGVTATSGMAMMLGALRGMAMAGIEPGPLMGWLNQLLETSVQPALGSAVCCRYDPARRVLSWAQAGHPAPLLFRRATGRSLQPPEGVLLGATSGASYGQAEERLEEGDVLVLHTDGLTPRSIEFSRADGTERLLALAPRFSAARSAQDCVRMVIEEFGESEREDDACVLVARVGS, encoded by the coding sequence ATGCCGTCCCACATGTTCGCGGACCGTCCCGCGCAGCCGCCCGAGCCGGGGTCGGTGGACGCACTGATCTCGCAGACCCGGCGCCTCCGGGGTGAAGTGGACGCGGTCCGCCGCGACACCGTCGTGGACGACGACGACGCCCAGGGCCGCTGGCAGCGCGCGCTGTGCGATCTCGCCGTGCACCACCTCGACGACCTGGGCGAGCACCTGGGCCAGCTCAAGGAGGGCCTGCCGCCCGCGCCGGAGACGATCGTCCTCCCGCAGGCGGCGCCCGAAGCCGGACCCGATGCACAGACCCGGGTCGGCAGTGCCGAGTGGAACCTGCTGACCGACGAGGTGAGTTGGTCCGACGAACTGTTCCAGATCTTCGGCCGGTCCCCCGAGGCGGGCGCGCTCCCGCTCGACGAACTGGGCTCCACCCTCTTCTCCGAGGACCAGCCGCTGCTCACCGCCTGGGTCACGGCCTGTCTGGTGGACGGCAAGGCGATCGACGGGGAGTTCCGCATCGTCCGGGCCGACGGCCGGGTCCGTACGCTGCACATGAGGGGCGAGCCGGTACTCGACTCCGACGGCTGCACGGCCTCCATGTGGGCCGTGCTGCGGGACGTGAGTGAACTGCGCCGGAGCCAGCGGGCGGTCCGCGAGTCGCGCGACTCGCTGCAGCGCCAGCGGGAGATCGCGCAGACCGAGCACCGGCTGGCGGTCGAGCTGCAGGAAGCCGTGCTCCCCCCGTGGCGCGGCTCCCTGCGGTTCCCGCACGGCAACGCGGGCACGCTGGACGTGGCCGCGCACTACCTGCCGTCGGCGACCAGCGCCCTGATCGGCGGCGACTGGTACGACGCGCTCGAACTCCCCGACGGCCGCTCCCTGCTGACGGTGGGCGACCTCACGGGGCACGGGGTGACCGCCACGTCCGGCATGGCGATGATGCTCGGCGCCCTGCGCGGCATGGCCATGGCCGGCATCGAGCCCGGCCCCCTGATGGGCTGGCTGAACCAGCTCCTGGAGACCTCCGTGCAGCCCGCCCTCGGGTCGGCCGTGTGCTGCCGCTACGATCCCGCGCGCCGCGTGCTGTCCTGGGCGCAGGCCGGCCACCCGGCCCCCCTGCTGTTCCGCCGTGCGACCGGCCGCTCGCTGCAGCCGCCCGAGGGCGTGCTGCTGGGCGCGACCTCCGGAGCCTCGTACGGACAGGCCGAGGAGCGCCTCGAGGAAGGCGACGTGCTCGTCCTGCACACGGACGGACTGACGCCGCGCAGCATCGAGTTCAGCCGGGCCGACGGGACGGAGCGGCTGCTGGCGCTCGCACCGCGCTTCTCGGCGGCGCGGTCGGCGCAGGACTGCGTGCGCATGGTGATCGAGGAGTTCGGCGAGAGCGAGCGCGAGGACGACGCGTGCGTGCTGGTGGCACGGGTCGGCTCGTAG
- a CDS encoding (2Fe-2S)-binding protein, whose amino-acid sequence MPSHTFTVNGRSVTVDAPDDLPLLWVLRDMLGVTGPKYGCGVDVCKACTSHLDGTDVRPCVVPVSACAGKTVTTIEGLADGEDLHPVQEAWLEQDVAQCGFCQPGQIMAAVALLERTPHPTDEDIDAIANICRCGTYFRIREAIRSAAARM is encoded by the coding sequence GTGCCCTCCCACACCTTCACCGTCAACGGGCGGAGCGTCACCGTGGACGCGCCCGACGACCTGCCCCTGCTCTGGGTCCTGCGCGACATGCTGGGCGTCACCGGCCCCAAGTACGGCTGCGGCGTGGACGTCTGCAAGGCCTGCACCAGCCACCTCGACGGCACCGACGTCCGGCCGTGCGTGGTGCCCGTCTCAGCCTGCGCGGGCAAGACGGTGACCACCATCGAGGGGCTGGCCGACGGCGAGGACCTGCACCCTGTGCAGGAGGCCTGGCTCGAACAGGACGTCGCCCAGTGCGGCTTCTGCCAGCCCGGGCAGATCATGGCGGCCGTGGCCCTGCTGGAGCGCACCCCCCACCCCACGGACGAGGACATCGACGCCATCGCCAACATCTGCCGCTGCGGCACCTACTTCCGCATCCGCGAGGCCATCCGCAGCGCGGCCGCCCGTATGTGA
- a CDS encoding xanthine dehydrogenase family protein molybdopterin-binding subunit, with the protein MTGQHHPAGQSRRSFLTYLVAAPTLALVTRAGADALAPQPARAVVPSLPAIADVIDLGDLFILAGAPTSALLALAVEADGTIRFRLPREEVGQGLTTAVAMLVAEELDTPLAAVRVELDDARPELLFNQLTGSSNSIRSLYGPVRQCAATARARLVAAAARRWNLAPAALTTANGAVRAPDGRTAGYGSLAAAAADPGLAVLAATPKKTAKHTLVGKPTSRVDARAMVTGAQRYTLDLDIPGAKPCVVRRPPTLGGGVRAVANLAAVKAMPGVLHVVTVPTGVAVVAETFGQALSAKSALQVTWGPGPADALSDAQIRAKLRAATPPLLVPPLLTPYVDAEFDFAFVSHAPMETNSAVADVREDRAEIWSGLKSPIAARQTIAADLGLPVDKVTVHVVQAGGSFGRRLFFDAALEAARISKACRRPVRLMWTRVDDTRHGRMRPATHHRIRATHLLGEILSFEHRVAAAETDFRHGLGEVITATAAHLPLGIGNATLAQTLFLTTVKSPYHFGLTTQALTEVPTGIPAASWRSVYSANTRGAEEIVVDELAAATGRDPYAFRRAFLKASAQRAVLDKAASEGEWGRPMPAGCAQGIAFHEEYKSRTACLVEIDTRDPERVRVTKAVIAVDVGLPVNPRGLEAQMIGGLTDAISTTLRAGLHLDKGLPLEGSYSQFHWAQQRDTPRDVRVHVLPATGEEPGGAGELGVPAAVGAIANAWARATGSKPRSFPLDFDVDFTPYPR; encoded by the coding sequence ATGACCGGGCAGCACCACCCGGCGGGGCAGAGCCGCCGTTCCTTCCTCACCTACCTGGTCGCGGCGCCCACGCTCGCCCTCGTCACCCGCGCGGGCGCCGACGCGCTGGCCCCGCAGCCCGCCCGCGCCGTGGTGCCCAGCCTGCCCGCCATCGCCGACGTGATCGACCTCGGCGACCTGTTCATCCTGGCCGGGGCGCCCACCTCCGCACTGCTGGCGCTCGCCGTCGAGGCGGACGGGACCATCCGCTTCCGGCTGCCGCGAGAGGAGGTCGGCCAGGGCCTCACCACCGCCGTGGCGATGCTCGTCGCCGAGGAGCTGGACACGCCGCTCGCCGCCGTACGCGTCGAACTGGACGACGCCCGGCCCGAACTGCTCTTCAACCAGCTCACCGGCTCCTCCAACTCCATACGCTCCCTCTACGGGCCGGTCCGCCAGTGCGCCGCCACCGCCCGGGCCCGGCTCGTGGCGGCCGCCGCCCGCCGCTGGAACCTGGCCCCGGCTGCCCTGACCACCGCGAACGGCGCCGTCCGCGCCCCCGACGGCCGCACCGCCGGCTACGGCTCCCTCGCGGCGGCCGCCGCCGACCCGGGCCTGGCCGTCCTCGCCGCCACCCCCAAGAAGACGGCGAAGCACACCCTGGTCGGCAAGCCCACCAGCCGTGTCGACGCCCGCGCCATGGTCACCGGAGCCCAGCGCTACACCCTCGACCTCGACATCCCCGGCGCGAAGCCCTGCGTGGTGCGCCGGCCGCCCACCCTCGGGGGCGGTGTCCGCGCCGTCGCCAACCTGGCCGCCGTCAAGGCCATGCCCGGCGTCCTGCACGTGGTGACCGTGCCGACGGGGGTCGCGGTCGTCGCCGAAACGTTCGGGCAGGCCCTCTCCGCCAAGTCCGCCCTCCAGGTCACCTGGGGCCCGGGCCCCGCCGACGCGCTGTCCGACGCACAGATCCGCGCCAAGCTGCGCGCCGCCACCCCGCCGCTGCTGGTGCCGCCGCTGCTCACCCCGTACGTGGACGCCGAGTTCGACTTCGCCTTCGTCAGCCACGCCCCGATGGAGACCAACTCCGCCGTCGCAGACGTACGGGAGGACCGCGCCGAGATCTGGTCGGGCCTCAAGTCCCCCATCGCGGCCCGCCAGACCATCGCCGCCGACCTCGGGCTGCCCGTCGACAAGGTCACCGTGCACGTCGTGCAGGCCGGCGGCTCCTTCGGCCGGCGGCTCTTCTTCGACGCGGCCCTGGAGGCGGCCCGGATCTCCAAGGCCTGCCGCCGCCCGGTGCGGCTGATGTGGACCCGCGTCGACGACACCCGGCACGGCCGGATGCGCCCCGCCACCCACCACCGGATCAGGGCCACCCATCTGCTCGGCGAGATCCTCAGCTTCGAACACCGGGTGGCCGCCGCCGAGACCGACTTCCGGCACGGGCTCGGCGAGGTCATCACCGCCACCGCCGCGCACCTGCCGCTCGGCATCGGCAACGCGACCCTGGCCCAGACCCTGTTCCTGACCACCGTGAAGTCCCCGTACCACTTCGGACTCACCACCCAGGCGCTCACGGAGGTGCCGACCGGCATCCCCGCCGCCTCCTGGCGCTCGGTGTACTCCGCCAACACCCGCGGCGCCGAGGAGATCGTGGTCGACGAACTGGCAGCGGCGACCGGCCGGGACCCGTACGCCTTCCGCCGCGCCTTCCTGAAGGCCTCCGCCCAGCGCGCCGTGCTCGACAAGGCGGCGTCGGAAGGGGAGTGGGGGCGGCCCATGCCGGCGGGATGCGCGCAGGGCATCGCCTTCCACGAGGAGTACAAGTCCCGCACCGCGTGCCTCGTCGAGATCGACACCCGCGACCCGGAGCGCGTGCGCGTGACCAAGGCCGTCATCGCCGTGGACGTGGGCCTGCCCGTCAACCCGCGCGGGCTGGAGGCCCAGATGATCGGCGGCCTCACCGACGCCATCTCCACCACCCTGCGCGCGGGCCTGCACCTGGACAAGGGTCTGCCCCTGGAAGGCAGTTACAGCCAGTTCCACTGGGCCCAGCAGCGCGACACCCCGCGTGACGTGCGGGTGCACGTGCTGCCCGCCACCGGCGAGGAGCCGGGCGGGGCGGGCGAGCTCGGCGTCCCCGCGGCGGTCGGCGCGATCGCCAACGCCTGGGCCCGCGCCACCGGTTCCAAGCCGCGCAGCTTCCCCCTCGACTTCGACGTCGACTTCACCCCCTACCCGCGATAG